In one Corallococcus sp. EGB genomic region, the following are encoded:
- the ptsP gene encoding phosphoenolpyruvate--protein phosphotransferase, which produces MSSQATPTLRLTGIGASPGVAVGHAFILDRKRIRTPKLRLADAEVEPERMRMKTAIDLSDRQLAELKDQITRTEGSDHALILEAHRLMLHDPMLVDEVNRLIVEDRINAEWAVRRTARKIKHLFDNIPDEYFRERRSDVDYVADRIIRNLMGQVVDEEVEVPAEAIVVAHDLPPADAAMMARSGRVAGFVTDLGGQTSHTAIVARARETPAVVGAGRASEQISPGDLVAMDGIRGVVLVNPTEDQLTLFREEQRRYLEGEQLALATKDQPAVSTDGFRIRLNGNMEFLEEIPSLLAHGAEGIGLYRTEFMFLDRKTAPTEEEHYRAYKQVLEAMGGRPVTIRTLDLGGDKVPGKTKHEKEPNPAMGLRAIRYCLSNRELFRVQLRALLRASVHGNLRLMFPLICGVSELREARSELEACRTALGRAGVPVGKRFPVGIMVETPSAATIADRLAQEADFFSVGTNDLIQYSLAIDRQNREVAYLYRPLHLSVLRMLQNIVDAAKAANIPVSMCGEMAGDPLFTLVLLALGFDELSMTSGQIPVVKRLMRRVSRSEAVEMLQGAMELTTAEEIERFVRTEMDRRFSSQEGSLLAPARDPEPEPV; this is translated from the coding sequence GTGAGCAGCCAGGCCACCCCTACACTCAGGTTGACGGGCATCGGCGCCTCCCCGGGGGTGGCGGTGGGCCACGCCTTCATCCTGGACCGCAAGCGCATCCGCACCCCCAAGCTGCGCCTGGCGGACGCGGAGGTGGAGCCCGAGCGGATGCGGATGAAGACCGCCATCGACCTGTCCGACCGGCAGCTCGCGGAGCTGAAGGACCAGATTACGCGCACGGAGGGCAGCGACCACGCGCTCATCCTGGAAGCGCACCGGCTGATGCTCCACGACCCCATGCTGGTGGACGAGGTCAACCGCCTCATCGTGGAGGACCGCATCAACGCGGAGTGGGCGGTGCGCCGCACGGCCCGCAAGATCAAGCACCTCTTCGACAACATCCCGGACGAGTACTTCCGCGAGCGCCGCTCGGACGTGGACTACGTGGCGGACCGCATCATCCGCAACCTGATGGGCCAGGTGGTGGACGAGGAGGTGGAGGTGCCCGCGGAGGCGATTGTCGTCGCGCATGACCTGCCGCCCGCGGACGCTGCGATGATGGCTCGCAGCGGCCGCGTGGCGGGCTTCGTCACCGACCTGGGCGGACAGACCAGCCACACCGCCATCGTCGCCCGTGCGCGGGAGACGCCCGCGGTGGTGGGCGCGGGGCGCGCGAGCGAGCAGATTTCTCCCGGCGACCTCGTGGCCATGGACGGCATCCGCGGCGTGGTGCTGGTGAACCCCACGGAGGACCAGCTGACGCTCTTCCGGGAGGAGCAGCGCCGCTACCTGGAGGGCGAGCAGCTGGCGCTGGCCACCAAGGACCAGCCCGCGGTGAGCACGGACGGCTTCCGCATCCGGCTCAACGGCAACATGGAGTTCCTGGAGGAGATCCCCTCCCTGCTGGCTCACGGCGCGGAGGGCATTGGCCTGTACCGCACGGAGTTCATGTTCCTGGACCGCAAGACGGCGCCCACGGAGGAGGAGCACTACCGCGCCTACAAGCAGGTGCTGGAGGCCATGGGGGGCAGGCCCGTCACCATCCGCACGCTGGACCTGGGCGGCGACAAGGTGCCGGGCAAGACGAAGCACGAGAAGGAGCCCAACCCGGCCATGGGCCTCAGGGCCATCCGCTACTGCCTGTCCAACCGGGAGCTGTTCCGCGTCCAGCTGCGCGCCCTCTTGCGCGCCAGCGTGCACGGCAACCTGCGGCTGATGTTCCCGCTCATCTGCGGCGTGAGCGAGCTGCGCGAGGCGCGCAGTGAGCTGGAGGCGTGCCGCACGGCGCTGGGGCGCGCGGGCGTGCCGGTGGGCAAGCGCTTCCCGGTGGGCATCATGGTGGAGACGCCCAGCGCGGCGACCATCGCGGACCGGCTGGCGCAGGAGGCGGACTTCTTCTCCGTCGGCACCAACGACCTCATCCAGTACTCGCTGGCCATCGACCGGCAGAACCGCGAGGTGGCGTACCTCTACCGGCCGCTGCACCTGTCGGTGCTGCGCATGCTCCAGAACATCGTGGACGCGGCGAAGGCCGCGAACATCCCCGTCTCCATGTGCGGCGAGATGGCGGGCGACCCGCTCTTCACCCTGGTGCTGCTGGCGCTGGGCTTCGACGAGCTGTCCATGACGTCGGGGCAGATCCCGGTGGTGAAGCGCCTGATGCGCCGGGTGAGCCGGAGCGAGGCCGTGGAGATGCTCCAGGGCGCCATGGAGCTGACCACCGCGGAGGAGATCGAACGCTTCGTGCGCACGGAGATGGACCGGCGCTTCAGCAGCCAGGAGGGCTCGCTGCTGGCGCCGGCGAGGGACCCGGAGCCGGAGCCCGTGTAG
- a CDS encoding PTS sugar transporter subunit IIC, translating into MNVGWTQVALACLWGGLVAVERKAFLQAMLSRPLVAATFMGALLGDVGGGLSVGMLLELFYLGTANLGASLPENDTLAATGTAAAAATLTAATGAGSTPAIWSLAVLLFIWLGRVGRRLDRLLEGYSARLARVALASAEAGNLTRAMRQNLWGMWPHFVSYGLLTGACALAGYFLEPLMVALPHGLVRGLAWAYPAMASVAAAIAAQSSHAKRAPLYAGLAAAAVTAAVVLAQLQEQRP; encoded by the coding sequence GTGAACGTCGGCTGGACCCAGGTGGCGCTCGCGTGTCTCTGGGGGGGGCTGGTGGCCGTGGAGCGCAAGGCGTTCCTCCAGGCCATGCTGTCCCGGCCCCTGGTGGCCGCCACGTTCATGGGCGCCCTCCTGGGCGACGTGGGCGGGGGCCTGTCCGTCGGCATGCTGCTGGAGCTCTTCTACCTGGGCACCGCCAACCTGGGCGCGTCCCTGCCGGAGAACGACACGCTCGCGGCCACCGGCACCGCCGCCGCCGCCGCCACCCTCACCGCCGCCACCGGCGCGGGCTCCACGCCGGCCATCTGGTCGCTGGCCGTGCTGCTCTTCATCTGGCTGGGGCGGGTGGGGCGCCGGCTGGACCGGCTGTTGGAGGGCTACTCCGCCCGGCTCGCGCGCGTGGCGCTGGCGTCCGCGGAGGCCGGCAACCTCACGCGCGCCATGCGGCAGAACCTGTGGGGCATGTGGCCCCACTTCGTGTCCTATGGCCTCCTCACCGGCGCGTGCGCGCTGGCGGGCTACTTCCTGGAGCCGCTGATGGTGGCGCTGCCGCACGGGCTGGTGCGGGGCCTGGCGTGGGCGTACCCGGCCATGGCGTCCGTGGCGGCGGCCATCGCCGCGCAGTCCAGCCACGCGAAGCGCGCGCCCCTGTACGCGGGCCTCGCCGCGGCGGCCGTCACCGCGGCGGTGGTGCTGGCGCAGCTGCAGGAGCAGCGGCCATGA
- a CDS encoding PTS sugar transporter subunit IIB: protein MITLVRVDNRLIHGQVVEAWLPHLKVSRVVVADDEAASSPLIRAAMALAVQSAIEVQILPLAEVDFTALSRDGVRTLVLLRDVASVPFAFQHGLAMDQLNLGNVHFGTGRRQVSPSVFLAEGELQALQQLSAQGVRVEARAVPAEKAVDLPDLTERWSKAG from the coding sequence GTGATCACCCTGGTCCGCGTCGACAACCGCCTCATCCACGGTCAGGTGGTCGAAGCCTGGCTCCCCCACCTCAAGGTGTCCCGTGTGGTGGTGGCGGACGATGAGGCGGCCTCCAGTCCCCTCATCCGTGCCGCCATGGCGCTCGCCGTGCAGAGCGCCATCGAGGTGCAGATCCTCCCCCTGGCCGAGGTGGACTTCACCGCCCTGTCCAGGGACGGCGTCCGCACCCTCGTCCTCCTGAGGGACGTGGCCTCCGTCCCCTTCGCCTTCCAGCACGGGCTGGCCATGGACCAGCTCAACCTGGGCAACGTGCACTTCGGCACCGGAAGGCGGCAGGTGTCGCCGTCCGTCTTCCTGGCGGAAGGGGAGCTGCAGGCGCTCCAGCAGCTGTCCGCGCAGGGCGTGCGCGTGGAGGCGCGCGCGGTGCCCGCGGAGAAGGCCGTGGACCTGCCGGACCTGACCGAGCGCTGGTCGAAGGCCGGGTGA
- a CDS encoding HPr family phosphocarrier protein — protein MASEAKGTFEIINALGLHARAAAQMVKVANRFKSEVSIEASGQRANAKSIMGVLMLAAAQGTQVTLTCKGEDAETCLSELKKLIADRFGEAQ, from the coding sequence ATGGCCAGTGAAGCCAAGGGGACCTTCGAGATCATCAACGCGCTGGGGCTGCACGCCCGGGCCGCGGCGCAGATGGTCAAGGTGGCCAACCGCTTCAAGAGCGAGGTCTCCATCGAGGCCTCCGGGCAGCGCGCCAACGCCAAGTCCATCATGGGCGTGCTGATGCTCGCGGCGGCCCAGGGCACCCAGGTGACCCTCACCTGCAAGGGCGAGGACGCCGAGACCTGCCTGTCCGAATTGAAAAAGCTCATCGCGGACCGGTTTGGCGAAGCGCAGTAA
- a CDS encoding RND family transporter, whose translation MSGNPSSHPPPRLALAYAEMLVRRPGTVMTVLLLLLGLAVWGTSKLTINSNQLDLISQDLQEVKDVKRVIDMVGGSGFFMVALRGDDEATLKRVADDLADMVGKDKEHARSITYKIPVEFVQNNMVLFVKTEDLAEGKRRIMAFLKDQIRRANPFYIEIKKTEPVKLDLQDLVDKYSSVGNKSIADDYYISPDRKLLLLLIKPMWDTNQIGKTKEYVDKLRVDLEQYSRSNKAGVQLVEDYYKMGDKKTVAYGFTGSYKTAVDDSYAIEDSLQPVTVIALVAIFAITIAFFRKWAPTLIVVSGTVAGTLYTLGFTYATLGELNMITSILGGILMGFGIDYGIHFIFRTRLELGAGKRYDVAIRDAVINAGRPALVSAVVVAGSFYVLMVSEFKGFSQFGFLAGTGTLMLGFTLFSWCPALLALAGRRNPELPQKLIGVMKPPPAINASGKELRIPRPGLVLAVGCVIVAVVCGAAIPWKSGEPPADAGFFARLPYGVRFNYNTRALMPANQPSVVLQDEINARFKIASDPLAVYTQDLAETEALYKELTADPKKRPAISQVMSLFTFVPPEGISQANAKILEEWQEELKEIDVKALPPETQEKAAMFFKMLEARPFDVHHVPEIYASQFRHLPTTSPENHGYLTFIYPSVDLWDGKQMLQFADQTSSIKAMVTPGKFTEGGPTGAPVEKEFRAAGATQLYASLARMVLKDAKLTVILTALWILVMHFADFRNAKLALASVIPLTVGLAMMMGFMALFDLRLNFMNIIILPILLGFGVSHGLYLLHRFLEGTSPLVALRSVGAAVASSTLTAVAGFAALLVASHNGLRSMGLVACIGLITTLLVSFTVLAAVMQLMHDKRQRDAGRSPEGGSSTGGDTSSTRAA comes from the coding sequence ATGAGCGGCAATCCCTCGTCCCATCCCCCGCCCCGTCTCGCCCTTGCCTACGCGGAGATGCTGGTCCGGCGCCCAGGCACCGTCATGACCGTGCTGCTGTTGCTGCTCGGACTGGCCGTGTGGGGCACGTCGAAGCTGACCATCAACTCCAACCAGCTGGACCTCATCTCCCAGGACCTCCAGGAGGTGAAGGACGTCAAGCGGGTCATCGACATGGTGGGCGGCAGCGGCTTCTTCATGGTCGCGCTGCGCGGCGATGACGAGGCCACGCTCAAGCGCGTCGCGGACGACCTGGCCGACATGGTGGGCAAGGACAAGGAGCACGCGCGCTCCATCACCTACAAGATTCCCGTCGAGTTCGTGCAGAACAACATGGTGCTGTTCGTGAAGACGGAGGACCTGGCCGAGGGCAAGCGCCGCATCATGGCGTTCCTCAAGGATCAGATCCGCCGCGCGAACCCCTTCTACATCGAAATCAAGAAGACGGAGCCGGTGAAGCTGGACCTGCAGGACCTGGTCGACAAGTACTCCAGCGTTGGCAACAAGAGCATCGCGGACGACTACTACATCTCCCCGGACCGCAAGCTGCTGCTGCTCCTCATCAAGCCGATGTGGGACACCAACCAGATTGGCAAGACGAAGGAGTACGTGGACAAGCTGCGCGTGGACCTGGAGCAGTACTCCCGCAGCAACAAGGCCGGCGTGCAGCTGGTGGAGGACTACTACAAGATGGGCGACAAGAAGACGGTCGCCTACGGCTTCACGGGTTCCTACAAGACGGCGGTGGACGACTCGTACGCCATCGAGGACTCGCTCCAGCCGGTCACCGTCATCGCGCTCGTCGCCATCTTCGCCATCACCATCGCGTTCTTCCGCAAGTGGGCGCCCACGCTCATCGTGGTGAGCGGCACGGTGGCGGGCACGCTGTACACGCTGGGCTTCACCTACGCGACGCTGGGTGAGCTCAACATGATCACCTCCATCCTGGGCGGCATCCTGATGGGGTTCGGCATCGACTACGGCATCCACTTCATCTTCCGCACGCGCCTGGAGCTGGGCGCGGGCAAGCGCTACGACGTGGCCATCCGCGACGCGGTCATCAACGCGGGCCGCCCTGCGCTGGTGTCCGCGGTGGTGGTGGCGGGCTCCTTCTACGTGCTGATGGTGAGCGAGTTCAAAGGCTTCTCCCAGTTCGGCTTCCTGGCCGGCACGGGCACGCTGATGCTGGGCTTCACGCTCTTCTCCTGGTGCCCCGCGCTGCTGGCGCTCGCCGGGCGCAGGAACCCGGAGCTGCCGCAGAAGCTCATTGGCGTGATGAAGCCGCCGCCCGCGATCAACGCGTCCGGCAAGGAGCTGCGCATCCCCCGCCCCGGCCTGGTGCTGGCGGTGGGCTGCGTGATTGTCGCGGTGGTGTGCGGCGCGGCCATCCCGTGGAAGAGCGGCGAGCCCCCGGCGGACGCGGGCTTCTTCGCGCGGCTGCCCTACGGCGTGCGCTTCAACTACAACACCCGCGCGCTGATGCCGGCGAACCAGCCGTCCGTGGTGCTGCAGGATGAAATCAACGCGCGCTTCAAGATCGCCAGCGACCCGCTCGCCGTCTACACCCAGGACCTGGCGGAGACGGAGGCCCTCTACAAGGAGCTGACGGCGGATCCGAAGAAGCGCCCCGCCATCTCCCAAGTGATGAGCCTCTTCACCTTCGTGCCGCCGGAGGGCATCTCCCAGGCGAACGCGAAGATTTTGGAGGAGTGGCAGGAGGAGCTGAAGGAGATCGACGTGAAGGCGCTGCCGCCGGAGACGCAGGAGAAGGCGGCCATGTTCTTCAAGATGCTGGAGGCCCGGCCCTTCGACGTGCACCACGTGCCGGAGATCTACGCGTCGCAGTTCCGCCACCTGCCCACCACGAGCCCGGAGAACCACGGCTACCTCACGTTCATCTACCCGAGCGTGGACCTGTGGGACGGCAAGCAGATGCTCCAGTTCGCGGACCAGACCAGCTCCATCAAGGCCATGGTGACGCCGGGCAAGTTCACGGAGGGCGGGCCCACGGGCGCGCCGGTGGAGAAGGAGTTCCGCGCCGCGGGCGCCACGCAGCTGTACGCGTCGCTGGCGCGCATGGTGCTCAAGGACGCGAAGCTCACGGTCATCCTCACCGCGCTGTGGATCCTCGTGATGCACTTCGCGGACTTCCGCAACGCGAAGCTGGCGCTGGCGTCCGTGATTCCGCTGACGGTGGGCCTGGCGATGATGATGGGCTTCATGGCGCTGTTCGACCTGCGCCTGAACTTCATGAACATCATCATCCTGCCCATCCTCCTGGGCTTCGGCGTGAGCCACGGCCTGTACCTGCTGCACCGCTTCCTGGAGGGGACGTCCCCGCTGGTGGCGCTGCGCAGCGTGGGCGCGGCGGTGGCGTCCTCCACGCTGACGGCGGTGGCGGGCTTCGCGGCGCTGCTGGTGGCCAGCCACAACGGCCTGCGCTCCATGGGCCTTGTGGCCTGCATCGGCCTCATCACCACGCTGCTGGTGTCCTTCACGGTGCTGGCGGCGGTGATGCAGCTGATGCACGACAAGCGGCAGCGTGACGCGGGGCGTTCGCCAGAGGGCGGTTCCTCCACCGGCGGGGACACGTCCTCCACACGCGCCGCCTGA
- a CDS encoding MgtC/SapB family protein, with protein MEAHVLIGRLVLATFLGGVLGVEREARNQAAGLRTHMLVALGACCFTLSSVYTQHLVLPGEAPGGARADISRVASQIVVGIGFLGAGVILRHGGVVKGLTTAANLWVTAAMGLACGLGLYVAVVATVVLALVSLVVLRPLSRLLSPKHNRHGGQDDDSNDEDGAIAGGDDSHPR; from the coding sequence ATGGAAGCTCACGTCCTCATCGGAAGGTTGGTGCTGGCCACGTTCCTGGGCGGCGTGCTGGGCGTGGAGCGCGAGGCGCGCAACCAGGCCGCGGGGCTGCGCACGCACATGCTGGTGGCGCTGGGGGCGTGCTGCTTCACGCTCTCCAGCGTCTACACGCAGCACCTCGTGCTGCCGGGAGAGGCGCCGGGCGGGGCGCGTGCGGACATCAGCCGCGTCGCCAGCCAGATTGTCGTGGGCATCGGCTTCCTGGGCGCGGGCGTCATCCTGCGCCACGGGGGCGTGGTGAAGGGGCTCACCACGGCGGCGAACCTCTGGGTGACGGCGGCCATGGGCCTGGCGTGCGGCCTGGGCCTGTACGTCGCCGTCGTCGCCACCGTGGTCCTGGCCCTGGTGTCGCTGGTGGTGCTGCGCCCCCTCTCCCGGCTGCTGTCACCCAAACACAACCGTCACGGCGGCCAGGACGACGACTCAAACGACGAGGATGGGGCCATCGCGGGGGGCGACGACTCCCATCCCAGGTGA
- a CDS encoding site-specific recombinase, with protein sequence MTVTSPGSQLLLRGAPSDREMDAFCVQYAPRAPGHPAVRDLLRLLADVPGDGLEPRLEWVERWIHWMRDRIPAHGLTDVDDGALSPANSRLALLVRVLEGESALRASVTRLVAGVCAGSRGLKLFAQVGLSAGNGFFSELTDRFVRGVLPTPPEPGKLSELLLHLFPVPEDAEWLGALSPMLLARLTALVGEPPPPEPTPASRVRGDLMDALVLLGVQVAGLGLAEDVRDRTPELSFRASPFLRLRLVCDAVLARDGAQEALADLARGVEDCRGVVRTVTRHLEDSGVSVDLVYRLERIRRGLDRMEAIARVLGAPRGEPRWREALALLSDLLRLAHADRSVRALVRRNSRLMARKIIERTGNTGEHYITSTQAEFHQMVHSAAGGGLVTAFAAALKFVLTALPLAPFFAGLFVALNYAGGFVLMQLLGFTLATKQPSMTASTLAAAVGEDAGPDTGPRRMERLAALVPRVTRSQLAAILGNLGCVLPVAVAFALGFQALTGHAFLSQEKARSVVDTLHPWKSATLLYAALTGVLLWASSVAAGWFENFIVYRRLPEALAHHRVLRTLVGVNGARKVADALEHHAAGVGGSVALGVLLAVMPGVGSFFGIHLDVRHVTFSFGSLALAGCALGTSAVLEPGFLAAVGGVLLVGIVNFGVSFALALGVALRARDVPLSQGLRFLGAVFMRFVRHPLPFLLPPRDAPATNGAEGQVLPLAGPPGH encoded by the coding sequence CCACTGGATGCGCGACCGCATCCCCGCCCACGGACTCACGGACGTGGATGACGGTGCGCTGTCCCCCGCGAACTCCCGCCTGGCCCTGCTGGTGCGCGTGCTGGAGGGCGAGAGCGCCCTGCGCGCGTCCGTCACCCGGCTGGTGGCGGGGGTGTGCGCGGGCAGCCGGGGGCTGAAGCTCTTCGCCCAGGTGGGCCTGAGCGCGGGCAACGGCTTCTTCTCCGAGCTGACGGACCGCTTCGTGCGCGGCGTGCTGCCCACGCCGCCGGAGCCGGGCAAGCTGTCGGAGCTGCTCCTGCACCTGTTCCCGGTGCCGGAGGACGCGGAGTGGCTGGGCGCGCTGTCCCCCATGCTGCTGGCGCGGCTGACGGCGCTGGTGGGCGAGCCGCCCCCACCGGAGCCCACCCCGGCTTCGCGTGTGCGCGGGGACCTGATGGACGCGCTGGTGCTGTTGGGCGTGCAGGTGGCGGGGCTGGGGCTGGCGGAGGACGTGCGCGACCGCACCCCGGAGCTGTCCTTCCGCGCGTCGCCGTTCCTGCGGCTGCGGCTGGTGTGCGACGCGGTGCTGGCGCGCGACGGGGCCCAGGAGGCGCTGGCGGACCTGGCGCGCGGGGTGGAGGACTGCCGCGGCGTGGTGCGCACCGTCACCCGGCACCTGGAGGACTCCGGCGTCAGCGTGGACCTGGTGTACCGGCTGGAGCGCATCCGGCGCGGCCTGGACCGGATGGAGGCCATCGCGCGGGTGCTGGGCGCGCCGCGCGGTGAGCCCCGCTGGCGCGAGGCGCTGGCGCTCCTGTCGGACCTGCTGCGGCTCGCGCACGCGGACCGCTCCGTGCGCGCGCTGGTGAGGCGCAACTCGCGGCTGATGGCGCGAAAAATCATCGAGCGCACCGGCAACACCGGCGAGCACTACATCACCTCCACGCAGGCCGAGTTCCACCAGATGGTGCACTCGGCCGCGGGCGGCGGGCTCGTCACCGCGTTCGCCGCCGCGCTGAAGTTCGTCCTCACGGCCCTGCCGCTGGCCCCCTTCTTCGCGGGCCTCTTCGTCGCGCTCAACTACGCGGGCGGCTTCGTGTTGATGCAGTTGCTGGGCTTCACGCTGGCCACCAAGCAGCCGTCCATGACGGCCTCCACGCTGGCGGCCGCGGTGGGCGAGGACGCGGGCCCGGACACCGGCCCCCGCCGCATGGAGCGACTGGCGGCGCTGGTGCCGCGCGTCACCCGCTCCCAGCTGGCGGCCATCCTGGGCAACCTGGGGTGCGTGCTGCCCGTCGCGGTGGCGTTCGCGCTGGGCTTCCAGGCGCTCACGGGGCACGCGTTCCTGTCCCAGGAGAAGGCCCGCTCCGTCGTGGACACGCTCCATCCCTGGAAGAGCGCCACGCTCCTCTACGCCGCGCTCACCGGCGTGCTGCTCTGGGCGTCCAGCGTGGCCGCGGGCTGGTTCGAGAACTTCATCGTCTACCGCCGCCTGCCGGAGGCGCTGGCCCATCACCGGGTGCTGCGCACGCTCGTGGGCGTGAACGGCGCGCGCAAGGTGGCGGACGCGCTGGAGCACCACGCCGCGGGCGTGGGAGGCAGCGTCGCCCTGGGCGTGCTGCTGGCGGTGATGCCGGGCGTGGGCAGCTTCTTCGGCATCCACCTGGATGTGCGCCACGTCACCTTCTCCTTCGGCTCGCTGGCCCTCGCCGGCTGCGCGCTGGGCACCTCCGCCGTGCTGGAGCCCGGCTTCCTGGCGGCCGTGGGGGGCGTGCTGTTGGTCGGCATCGTCAACTTCGGCGTGTCCTTCGCGCTGGCCCTGGGCGTGGCCCTGCGCGCCCGCGACGTCCCCCTGAGCCAGGGGCTGCGCTTCCTGGGCGCGGTGTTCATGCGCTTCGTGCGCCATCCGCTCCCGTTCCTCCTCCCGCCCCGTGACGCGCCCGCCACCAATGGGGCGGAAGGACAGGTCCTCCCCCTGGCCGGGCCGCCAGGACACTGA
- a CDS encoding DUF4329 domain-containing protein — protein sequence MLLGCAGGGPSRFWIDEERRLVVAGPMVGPFDSLMTLAPELCKAVRQMPGATAGNSREGQEYCGVIYPRNFESPFYASYPSTLGHPLPLPGGRKSCKPPERVADPDARTINIYADYHSHPAITGFSPEELQARTQRYYFRLMFNPACEVRLYDFQERTVFLLEDGQFIPVKRVTDDLRGQ from the coding sequence ATGCTGCTGGGGTGCGCGGGGGGAGGACCTTCGCGGTTCTGGATTGATGAGGAGCGCCGGCTCGTCGTTGCCGGCCCCATGGTGGGCCCCTTCGACAGTCTGATGACCCTGGCTCCCGAGCTCTGCAAGGCAGTGAGGCAGATGCCCGGCGCCACGGCAGGAAACTCTCGCGAGGGGCAGGAGTACTGTGGCGTCATCTACCCACGGAACTTCGAATCTCCGTTCTATGCGAGCTACCCCTCGACGCTCGGCCATCCTCTGCCACTGCCTGGAGGAAGGAAGTCCTGCAAGCCACCGGAGCGCGTCGCGGACCCCGACGCCCGAACCATCAACATCTACGCGGACTATCACAGCCATCCTGCAATCACGGGCTTCTCGCCAGAGGAGCTCCAGGCGCGCACACAGCGGTATTACTTCCGGCTGATGTTCAACCCCGCGTGTGAAGTGCGCCTCTATGACTTCCAGGAACGGACTGTCTTCCTCCTCGAGGACGGTCAATTCATCCCCGTGAAGCGAGTCACGGACGACCTGCGCGGACAGTGA
- a CDS encoding PTS system mannose/fructose/sorbose family transporter subunit IID produces MSTTPTPIPSAAASAPAFVTPARLSRATLLRVFLRSLFLQASWNPKGMQNLGLAYAVYPALAKLYPPGPQREAAVRRHLVFFNTHPYVAAAIVGGVVNHEQKIARGEETPDRVVGFKAALMGPLAALGDGFFWLSLKPAVGGLCAAMVPFLGVWAVVLFLVLYNLVHLLLRIRLYWLGLSLGDRLVEAVARVNLPAKGARLRGVAAASAGGLAAWLAVSFGATAGGTWAPFLAVGCLAVGVLAYVLVNRRVPTYVVLYVAAGLACAAGAFL; encoded by the coding sequence ATGAGCACGACGCCCACGCCCATCCCCTCCGCTGCCGCCTCCGCGCCGGCCTTCGTGACGCCCGCGCGGCTGTCGCGGGCCACGCTGCTGCGCGTGTTCCTGCGCTCGCTCTTCCTCCAGGCGTCGTGGAACCCCAAGGGCATGCAGAACCTGGGGCTCGCGTACGCGGTGTATCCGGCGCTGGCGAAGCTGTACCCGCCGGGCCCGCAGCGCGAGGCGGCGGTGCGCAGGCACCTGGTCTTCTTCAACACGCACCCGTACGTGGCGGCGGCCATCGTGGGCGGCGTGGTGAACCACGAGCAGAAGATTGCCCGGGGGGAGGAGACGCCGGACCGGGTGGTGGGCTTCAAGGCGGCGCTGATGGGGCCGCTGGCCGCGCTGGGGGACGGGTTCTTCTGGCTGTCGCTCAAGCCCGCCGTGGGCGGCCTGTGCGCGGCCATGGTGCCGTTCTTGGGCGTCTGGGCGGTGGTGCTCTTCCTGGTGCTCTACAACCTGGTGCACCTGCTCTTGCGCATCCGGTTGTACTGGCTGGGCTTGAGCCTGGGGGACCGGCTGGTGGAGGCCGTGGCGCGGGTGAACCTGCCCGCCAAGGGCGCGCGGCTTCGCGGCGTGGCGGCGGCGAGCGCGGGAGGGCTGGCCGCGTGGCTGGCGGTGAGCTTCGGGGCGACGGCGGGCGGGACCTGGGCGCCGTTCCTGGCGGTGGGGTGCCTGGCGGTGGGCGTGTTGGCGTACGTGCTCGTCAACCGGCGCGTCCCCACCTACGTGGTCCTCTACGTCGCGGCGGGATTGGCCTGCGCGGCGGGCGCCTTTCTGTGA
- a CDS encoding MXAN_6521/LA_1396 family lipoprotein — MGTFKRVGAVLGLMVLTGCASTVKSQRLRPDYATVDRQQVKRLAVVTQPFPRGQQYVGDLWSLIARQWLNQNRDYLVKANTSLPERPTDGTFKDQCAEGIEGVLWLDPTVKRVGDGAEVAVKAQLIRCRDGEEVWAAEAGGSWDSEDKKYVERKEQYVNELGQDVAPYVVPSYKLLVATLDTLPNPELNDADKDEKIDLGE, encoded by the coding sequence ATGGGGACGTTCAAGCGGGTGGGCGCGGTGCTGGGCCTGATGGTGCTCACGGGGTGCGCGAGCACGGTGAAGAGCCAGCGCCTGCGCCCCGACTACGCCACGGTGGACCGGCAGCAGGTGAAGCGGCTGGCGGTGGTGACGCAGCCGTTCCCGCGGGGGCAGCAGTACGTGGGGGACCTGTGGAGCCTCATCGCCCGGCAGTGGCTGAACCAGAACCGGGACTACCTGGTGAAGGCCAACACGTCCCTGCCCGAGCGCCCCACGGACGGCACCTTCAAGGACCAGTGCGCGGAGGGCATCGAGGGCGTGCTCTGGCTGGACCCCACGGTGAAGCGCGTGGGTGACGGCGCGGAGGTGGCGGTGAAGGCGCAGCTCATCCGCTGCCGCGACGGCGAGGAGGTCTGGGCCGCGGAGGCCGGCGGCAGCTGGGACTCCGAGGACAAGAAGTACGTGGAGCGCAAGGAGCAGTACGTCAACGAGCTGGGCCAGGACGTGGCGCCCTACGTGGTGCCGTCCTACAAGCTGCTGGTGGCCACGCTGGACACGCTGCCCAATCCCGAACTGAACGACGCGGACAAGGACGAGAAGATCGACCTGGGCGAGTAG